A window of the Flavobacterium sangjuense genome harbors these coding sequences:
- a CDS encoding succinate dehydrogenase/fumarate reductase iron-sulfur subunit, protein MSSAKNININLKIWRQKNAQAKGSMETYKLDNVSTASSFLEMLDQLNEQLINDKKSPVAFDHDCREGICGMCSLYINGRAHGPETGTTTCQLHMRKFKDGDTIFIEPFRSKAFPVVKDLVVDRSSFDRIQQAGGFVSVNTSGRTIDANATPVPKHDADRAFEAAACIGCGACVATCKNGSAMLFVGAKVSQYALLPQGKVEATARVLNMVRQMDEEGFGNCTNTGACEVECPKGISLENIARMNREYLAASLK, encoded by the coding sequence ATGTCTTCAGCAAAAAACATCAATATAAACCTTAAAATTTGGCGTCAAAAAAACGCTCAGGCTAAAGGTAGCATGGAAACTTATAAATTAGATAATGTTTCTACAGCAAGTTCGTTTTTGGAAATGTTAGACCAATTAAACGAGCAACTAATCAACGATAAAAAATCGCCTGTTGCTTTCGACCACGATTGTCGGGAAGGAATTTGTGGGATGTGTTCGTTATACATAAACGGTAGAGCACACGGTCCGGAAACCGGAACAACAACCTGTCAATTGCACATGCGTAAATTCAAGGATGGTGATACCATTTTCATCGAACCATTCAGAAGCAAAGCATTTCCAGTCGTTAAGGATTTAGTTGTTGATCGTAGTTCTTTCGACAGAATTCAACAAGCTGGTGGTTTCGTTTCAGTAAATACTTCAGGAAGAACAATTGATGCGAATGCAACTCCGGTTCCAAAACACGATGCCGACAGAGCATTTGAAGCGGCTGCCTGTATCGGTTGTGGCGCTTGTGTGGCGACTTGTAAAAACGGTTCGGCTATGTTATTCGTTGGAGCCAAAGTTTCGCAATATGCGTTGTTACCACAAGGAAAAGTGGAAGCGACAGCGCGTGTATTAAACATGGTGCGTCAAATGGATGAAGAAGGATTCGGGAACTGTACTAATACCGGTGCCTGCGAAGTGGAATGTCCAAAAGGAATTTCATTGGAAAACATTGCTCGTATGAACAGGGAGTACTTAGCAGCAAGTTTGAAATAA
- a CDS encoding fumarate reductase/succinate dehydrogenase flavoprotein subunit: protein MKLDSKIPEGPISDKWTDYKDHLKLVAPNNRPKIDVIVVGTGLAGASAAASLGEMGYNVKAFCFQDSPRRAHSIAAQGGINAAKNYQNDGDSTYRLFYDTIKGGDYRAREANVHRLAEVSANIIDQCVAQGVPFARDYGGMLDNRSFGGTQLQRTFYAAGQTGQQLLLGAYSALSRQIGLGRVKMFNRHEMLDLVKVDGKARGIIARNLVTGELERHSAHAVVIATGGYGNVYFLSTNAMGSNVTAGWKIHKKGALFANPCFVQIHPTCIPVHGVNQSKLTLMSESLRNSGRIWVPKRKEDAEAIRAGKLKPTQLNEDDRDYFLERRYPAFGNLVPRDVASRAAKERCDEGFGIEANDTNEGVYLDFSTEIQSKGKQAAYAKGNHNPTPDEITSLGKQWLEEKYGNLFAMYEKITDENPYETPMKIYPAVHYTMGGVWVDYNLQSTIPGCFVAGEANFSDHGANRLGASALMQGLADGYFVLPYTVSNYLADEIRTGKISTDLPEFAEAEKSVKDAIDKFLNNNGSKSVDHFHKRLGLIMWNKVGMGRNEKGLTEAISEIAALKEEFYKDVYVPGSSDELNPELEKALRVADFIDLGQLMAMDALQRKESCGGHFREEYQDSEGETLRDDENFSFVGAWEYMGYDISKEILNKEELKYEFIKIAARNYK from the coding sequence ATGAAACTAGATTCAAAAATACCTGAAGGTCCAATTTCGGACAAATGGACAGATTATAAAGATCATTTAAAATTAGTTGCGCCTAACAACCGACCAAAAATTGATGTTATCGTTGTTGGAACCGGTTTGGCTGGAGCTTCTGCTGCAGCATCTTTAGGAGAAATGGGATACAATGTTAAAGCATTTTGTTTCCAGGATTCACCAAGAAGAGCGCACTCAATTGCGGCACAAGGTGGAATTAATGCTGCCAAAAATTACCAAAATGATGGTGACAGTACCTACAGATTATTTTACGACACAATAAAAGGTGGCGATTATAGAGCACGTGAAGCAAACGTTCACCGTTTGGCTGAAGTGTCGGCTAACATCATCGACCAATGTGTGGCGCAAGGTGTTCCTTTTGCCCGTGATTATGGCGGAATGTTAGATAACCGTTCGTTTGGCGGAACACAATTGCAACGTACCTTTTACGCTGCCGGACAAACAGGACAACAATTGTTACTTGGAGCATATTCTGCTTTATCAAGACAAATAGGTTTAGGCCGTGTTAAGATGTTCAACCGTCACGAGATGTTAGATTTAGTAAAAGTTGACGGAAAAGCTCGTGGAATCATTGCTCGTAATTTGGTTACAGGAGAATTAGAAAGACATTCGGCGCATGCTGTTGTTATTGCGACTGGCGGATACGGAAATGTGTATTTCCTTTCTACAAACGCCATGGGAAGTAACGTTACAGCGGGTTGGAAAATCCACAAAAAAGGGGCCTTGTTCGCAAATCCTTGTTTTGTTCAGATTCACCCAACGTGTATTCCGGTTCACGGAGTTAACCAATCGAAATTGACATTGATGTCGGAATCATTGCGTAACTCTGGTAGAATTTGGGTGCCAAAAAGAAAAGAAGATGCAGAAGCTATTCGCGCCGGAAAGTTAAAACCAACCCAATTAAACGAAGACGATAGAGATTATTTCTTAGAAAGAAGATATCCTGCTTTTGGAAACTTAGTGCCACGTGACGTAGCTTCAAGAGCTGCCAAAGAGCGTTGCGACGAAGGTTTCGGAATTGAGGCCAATGATACCAATGAAGGAGTTTATTTAGATTTCTCTACTGAGATTCAAAGCAAAGGAAAACAAGCCGCTTACGCTAAAGGAAATCACAATCCAACTCCGGATGAAATCACTTCTTTAGGGAAACAATGGTTGGAAGAAAAATATGGTAACCTTTTCGCGATGTATGAAAAAATCACTGACGAAAATCCATACGAAACACCGATGAAGATTTATCCTGCGGTTCATTACACTATGGGCGGCGTTTGGGTTGATTATAATTTACAGTCAACAATTCCTGGTTGTTTCGTTGCCGGAGAAGCTAATTTCTCGGATCACGGAGCGAACAGATTGGGAGCTTCAGCCTTGATGCAAGGTTTGGCAGATGGTTATTTTGTATTGCCATACACGGTTTCCAATTATTTGGCAGACGAAATCAGAACCGGAAAAATCTCGACTGATTTGCCTGAATTTGCAGAAGCAGAAAAAAGTGTAAAAGATGCTATCGATAAATTCCTAAACAACAACGGTTCTAAATCGGTTGACCATTTCCATAAAAGACTTGGTTTGATTATGTGGAATAAAGTTGGAATGGGAAGAAATGAAAAAGGCTTAACCGAAGCTATTTCTGAAATCGCTGCTTTAAAAGAAGAATTCTACAAAGATGTTTACGTTCCAGGAAGTTCGGACGAATTAAATCCTGAGTTGGAAAAAGCATTACGTGTGGCTGACTTCATCGATTTAGGTCAGTTAATGGCGATGGATGCATTGCAACGTAAAGAATCTTGTGGTGGTCACTTCCGCGAAGAGTATCAGGATTCAGAAGGAGAAACGCTTCGTGACGACGAAAACTTCTCATTCGTTGGAGCTTGGGAATATATGGGTTACGACATCAGCAAAGAAATCCTGAACAAGGAAGAATTGAAATACGAGTTTATCAAAATTGCAGCTAGAAATTATAAATAA
- a CDS encoding succinate dehydrogenase cytochrome b subunit: protein MAKSSVLGSSIAKKVAMALSGLFLISFLALHFSINLTSVFSEEVFNECSHFMGYNPLIQYVMQPILAFGVVFHFVMGFVLELQNRAARPIGYAKNNGAANSSWASRNMIISGLVVLAFLGLHFYDFWFPEMNYKYVEALPQDPTRYYGELVHKFESPIRTGLYCLAFVLLFLHLWHGFNSSMQSVGFNNKFSRALHKLGYAFAIIVPFGFVFIALFHHFNH, encoded by the coding sequence ATGGCAAAATCTTCCGTTTTGGGCTCGTCCATTGCAAAAAAAGTTGCTATGGCACTTTCCGGGCTTTTCTTAATTTCATTTTTAGCACTTCATTTTTCGATTAATTTAACATCAGTTTTCAGCGAAGAAGTATTCAATGAATGTTCTCATTTTATGGGATATAATCCATTAATTCAATACGTAATGCAGCCAATTTTAGCTTTTGGTGTTGTATTCCACTTTGTAATGGGTTTTGTTTTGGAACTTCAAAACAGAGCGGCAAGACCAATTGGTTATGCTAAAAATAATGGTGCGGCAAACTCTTCCTGGGCATCAAGAAATATGATTATTTCAGGATTGGTTGTATTAGCATTTTTGGGATTACACTTCTACGATTTTTGGTTTCCTGAAATGAATTACAAATATGTTGAAGCACTTCCACAAGATCCAACAAGATATTATGGTGAATTGGTTCACAAATTTGAAAGTCCGATAAGAACAGGTTTGTATTGCCTGGCTTTTGTGTTATTGTTTTTACACTTATGGCATGGTTTCAATTCATCGATGCAATCAGTTGGATTCAATAATAAATTCTCAAGAGCACTTCACAAACTAGGATATGCATTTGCAATAATTGTCCCATTCGGATTCGTATTCATTGCATTGTTCCATCATTTTAATCATTAA
- a CDS encoding ChaN family lipoprotein, whose translation MKRLFFVVIVLLISLVGLAQEKKAYQLFDKKGKKVSYAKLLKAAGNTQVVLFGEYHNNAIAHWLELELTKDLSQKKKVILGAEMLEADNQKQLDQYLKEEINQKQLDSAARLWPNYKTDYKPLVDFARENKLSFIATNIPRRYASIVSKKGFEGLENLTPEEKMWIAPLPIAFDANLPGYVNMMKMMGDHASPNMPKAQAIKDATMAYFIQKNLKADTVFIHYNGTYHSDNFEGIGWYLKKYVSGIEIITIATVEQNDLEKIMKEEYNKADYILVIDEDVTKTH comes from the coding sequence ATGAAACGATTATTTTTTGTTGTTATTGTTTTATTAATTTCATTAGTTGGTTTGGCTCAGGAAAAGAAAGCCTATCAGTTGTTTGACAAAAAAGGCAAGAAGGTTTCTTATGCCAAATTATTGAAAGCTGCCGGGAATACACAAGTTGTTTTATTTGGAGAATACCACAACAACGCAATTGCGCATTGGTTGGAATTGGAATTAACCAAAGATTTGTCACAGAAAAAGAAAGTAATTTTAGGTGCCGAAATGCTTGAAGCCGACAATCAAAAACAGCTTGACCAATATTTAAAAGAAGAGATTAATCAAAAGCAATTGGATTCAGCAGCGCGACTTTGGCCTAATTACAAAACGGATTACAAGCCTTTAGTTGATTTTGCCAGGGAAAATAAATTGTCTTTTATAGCTACAAATATTCCAAGAAGATATGCTTCAATCGTTTCTAAAAAAGGATTTGAAGGGTTAGAGAATCTGACTCCTGAAGAAAAAATGTGGATTGCTCCGCTGCCTATCGCTTTTGACGCCAATTTACCAGGCTATGTCAATATGATGAAAATGATGGGAGATCACGCCAGCCCTAATATGCCAAAAGCTCAGGCAATAAAAGATGCAACGATGGCTTATTTTATTCAAAAGAATTTAAAAGCAGATACCGTATTCATTCACTACAATGGAACCTATCATTCTGACAACTTTGAAGGCATTGGTTGGTACCTAAAAAAATATGTTTCCGGCATAGAAATAATAACCATTGCGACAGTAGAGCAAAACGATTTAGAAAAAATAATGAAGGAAGAATACAATAAAGCAGACTATATTCTCGTTATAGATGAAGACGTTACAAAAACGCACTAA
- a CDS encoding aminopeptidase P family protein — protein sequence MKYHQIDRNLFIKNRAKFTSQMKPNSVAVFNSNDIYPVSADSSLPFEQHRDIFYLSGVDQEESILLLFPDAPYEHLKQILFLKETNEHIAIWEGEKLTKDRAFEVSGIKSVIWLQDFHKTLKEVMAYAETMYINTNEHYRASIETETREARFVKWWKENYPAHKVEKSNPILQRIRSIKESEELDLIQEACNITEKGYRRVLQFVKPNVMEYEIEAEFAHEFLRNRSKGFAYTPIIASGNNANVLHYIENNQQCKAGDLILLDVGAEYANYSSDMTRMVPVSGKFTDRQKQVYNAVLRVKNEATKMLTVGNLWKQYHVEVGKVMTSELLGLGLIDKADVQNENPDWPAYKKYFMHGTSHHMGLDTHDYGLLHEPMKANMVFTVEPGIYIPAEGFGIRIEDDVVIQEKGEPFNLMRNIPIEADEIESIMNS from the coding sequence ATGAAATATCATCAAATAGACCGCAATTTGTTCATTAAAAACAGAGCAAAATTCACGTCACAAATGAAACCTAACAGCGTTGCTGTTTTTAATTCCAACGATATTTATCCGGTTTCTGCCGATAGCTCGCTGCCATTTGAACAACACCGCGATATTTTTTATTTATCCGGAGTTGATCAGGAAGAAAGCATACTGTTGCTTTTCCCGGATGCGCCTTATGAGCATTTGAAACAAATATTATTTCTAAAAGAAACCAACGAGCATATTGCGATTTGGGAAGGCGAAAAACTTACGAAAGACAGAGCTTTTGAAGTCTCCGGAATTAAATCGGTGATTTGGTTACAGGATTTTCACAAGACGTTGAAAGAAGTTATGGCTTACGCCGAAACGATGTATATCAACACCAACGAACATTATCGTGCCTCGATTGAAACCGAAACCCGTGAAGCGCGTTTTGTAAAATGGTGGAAAGAAAACTATCCTGCACATAAAGTGGAAAAGTCGAATCCTATTTTGCAACGCATTCGCTCTATCAAAGAAAGCGAAGAACTTGACTTGATTCAGGAAGCGTGCAATATTACTGAAAAAGGATATCGTCGTGTATTGCAGTTTGTAAAACCAAACGTAATGGAATATGAAATCGAAGCCGAGTTTGCTCACGAATTCCTGAGAAATCGTTCCAAAGGTTTTGCCTACACGCCAATCATTGCTTCGGGAAATAACGCTAATGTTTTGCACTATATTGAAAACAACCAACAATGTAAAGCCGGTGATTTGATACTGCTTGATGTTGGTGCCGAATACGCTAATTATTCCAGCGACATGACCCGAATGGTTCCGGTTTCAGGAAAATTTACCGACAGACAAAAACAGGTTTACAATGCGGTTTTACGTGTAAAAAACGAAGCAACCAAAATGCTGACCGTTGGTAATTTATGGAAACAATATCATGTAGAAGTTGGTAAAGTAATGACTTCCGAATTACTTGGTTTGGGACTGATTGACAAAGCCGATGTGCAAAACGAAAACCCGGATTGGCCGGCATATAAAAAATATTTCATGCACGGAACGTCCCATCATATGGGATTAGACACGCACGATTACGGTCTTTTACACGAACCAATGAAAGCCAATATGGTTTTCACTGTGGAACCTGGAATTTATATTCCGGCGGAAGGTTTTGGAATCCGTATTGAAGATGATGTAGTGATTCAGGAAAAAGGAGAACCTTTTAACTTGATGAGAAACATTCCGATTGAAGCGGATGAGATTGAATCGATAATGAATTCTTAG
- a CDS encoding DUF1398 domain-containing protein, giving the protein MFTIQQIKEAHSKVKSGADFPKYMQDIIALGVTSFETFVFDNHTNYYGKDNFKVSSEGFSETLSIADETKIEQFKSDLKIHQQGKTDYKTFLLDCAKSGVEKWIVVMDKMTCTYYDKAGNVVLVETIPT; this is encoded by the coding sequence ATGTTCACCATCCAACAAATCAAAGAAGCACATTCCAAAGTAAAAAGCGGAGCCGATTTCCCAAAATACATGCAAGATATTATTGCGCTTGGCGTAACGTCTTTTGAAACTTTTGTTTTTGACAACCACACCAATTATTATGGGAAAGATAATTTTAAAGTTTCATCTGAAGGTTTTTCAGAAACACTTTCCATAGCAGATGAAACCAAGATTGAACAATTCAAATCCGATTTAAAAATACATCAGCAAGGCAAAACAGATTATAAAACCTTTCTGCTGGATTGTGCCAAATCAGGTGTGGAAAAATGGATTGTTGTTATGGATAAAATGACCTGCACTTACTATGACAAAGCAGGAAATGTGGTTTTGGTGGAAACCATTCCAACTTAA
- a CDS encoding alpha/beta fold hydrolase: MKTIIYKNTKISFTEQGKGTAVVLLHGFLENKTMWSAFIPELSKKHRIITIDLLGHGETECLGYVHSMEDQADMVHAILQDLKIRKAVFVGHSMGGYVALAFAELYPDYMKGLFLLNSTSRADSDERKINRDRAIKAVKQNYTNFVRLSIANLFSEDNREKLETEIEKVKLEALKTPLQGIVAALEGMKIRKDREVLLHFAPYPIQLVLGKKDGVLIYDENVDQIEETKVEITTFPDGHMSHIENEKELKKVLVDFLKKV, encoded by the coding sequence ATGAAAACCATCATCTATAAAAACACAAAAATCTCCTTTACCGAACAAGGCAAAGGAACTGCTGTGGTTTTATTGCACGGTTTTCTCGAGAATAAAACCATGTGGAGTGCGTTCATTCCTGAACTCAGCAAGAAACACAGAATCATCACCATCGATTTATTAGGTCATGGCGAAACCGAATGTTTGGGTTATGTTCATTCTATGGAAGATCAAGCCGATATGGTTCATGCCATTTTGCAAGATTTGAAAATCAGAAAAGCGGTATTTGTCGGTCATTCTATGGGCGGTTATGTGGCGTTGGCTTTCGCCGAATTATATCCGGATTATATGAAAGGTTTGTTTCTTTTAAATTCTACTTCGCGAGCTGATAGTGATGAACGAAAAATCAATCGTGATAGAGCTATCAAAGCCGTGAAACAAAACTATACCAACTTTGTGCGCTTGTCTATTGCTAATTTGTTTAGTGAAGACAATCGTGAAAAATTAGAAACTGAAATTGAAAAAGTAAAATTAGAAGCTTTAAAAACGCCGTTACAAGGCATCGTTGCTGCGCTCGAAGGAATGAAAATCAGAAAAGATCGCGAAGTGTTATTACATTTTGCACCTTATCCTATTCAGCTGGTTTTAGGGAAAAAAGATGGCGTCTTAATCTATGATGAAAACGTTGACCAAATTGAAGAAACCAAAGTTGAAATCACCACTTTTCCTGACGGACATATGTCGCACATCGAAAACGAAAAAGAATTGAAAAAAGTATTGGTAGATTTTTTGAAGAAAGTTTAA
- a CDS encoding PD-(D/E)XK nuclease family protein: MSKPIFLHQLVQEILKNNSDNLSELIIVLPNKRAKVFLLEEFKKLVSNNVFAPEIISIEEFIQDIAGIRSIDSVELLFEFYEVYLSLTKDNPDSFENFANWAKTLLQDFNEIDRYLLDPDKILKYLEDIKEIEHWAVDVDKRTDLIEKHLLFWKKLPDYYHSLYQHLVNKGIGYQGLIYREAVENLNHFSENNNGKQFVFAGFNALNQAEEKIIQHLLALDVAKIYWDIDETLLNDSFHDAGHFQRKFKSEWIYYKTHPYEWISNDFKAEKNIHVIATSKSIGQAKIAGSIIEKEAEKGNLQNVALVLGEESLLLPMLYSLPSNVDALNITMGFSSKNNPAQLLIAKLFKLHTNALTRNPSSYVMYYKDVLDVLTHPLIEPYVLANDLVSIINKNNYSFITHKKLEELYAKDNALFSLLFQKWEADSVTVLGNIAQILLKIKANLSYENEEEKITNAFVYSIFKVINKMISYFSEHQSINALKTLQAIYKQVIEVAEVSFEGEPLSGLQLMGVLESRVLDFETVIITSVNEGKFPAGKSTNSFIPYDVKLQYGLPTYKEKDAIYTYHFYHLLQRAKNVYLIYNSDSQGFDAGEKSRFITQLEIEKQPNHNLTFQYYNPDVPNIAHQPIVVPKTESVMTRLREIAEKGFSPSSLTTYIRNPIQFYFQRILRISETDEVEENIAVNTLGTIIHGTLEELYKPTIGRLLTSEDIKSCISKIDDEVLNQFKKVYKEGEIKKGRNLLAFEVAKRNVLNFLKTELEAIEKGDEIQIVSLETTYERVLTDACLPFPVLIKGNVDRIELRNGKIRIIDYKTGKVDKNNVVLKDWNGLTEDIKNDKIIQVLAYAFMYEEQVKGQEMEAGIVSFKNLKTGFLPFQFKQDTRGIAERSEAKDVVEIISSEIMENYLEQIVILLQEILNMEIPFEEKTN, from the coding sequence ATGTCAAAACCAATTTTTCTTCACCAACTAGTACAAGAAATTCTAAAAAATAATTCCGACAATTTATCGGAATTGATCATCGTGTTACCCAACAAAAGAGCCAAAGTCTTTTTGCTTGAGGAATTTAAAAAGTTAGTTTCCAACAATGTTTTTGCGCCTGAGATAATAAGCATCGAAGAGTTTATTCAGGATATTGCCGGCATTCGTTCCATTGATAGCGTTGAATTGCTGTTTGAGTTTTATGAAGTGTATCTTTCATTAACAAAAGACAATCCCGATTCCTTTGAAAACTTCGCCAATTGGGCCAAAACATTATTACAGGATTTTAATGAAATCGACCGCTATCTTTTAGACCCGGACAAGATTTTAAAATATCTTGAAGACATAAAAGAAATTGAACACTGGGCAGTTGATGTAGATAAAAGAACAGATTTGATAGAAAAGCACCTGCTTTTTTGGAAAAAACTGCCGGACTATTATCATTCATTGTATCAGCATTTAGTAAATAAAGGTATTGGCTATCAAGGCTTGATTTATCGCGAAGCCGTTGAAAACCTAAATCACTTTTCTGAAAACAATAACGGAAAACAATTTGTTTTTGCAGGTTTCAATGCCCTTAATCAAGCCGAAGAAAAGATTATTCAGCATCTTTTAGCGCTTGATGTTGCCAAAATCTATTGGGATATTGATGAAACCTTACTTAACGATTCATTTCACGACGCCGGACATTTTCAACGAAAGTTTAAATCGGAATGGATTTATTATAAAACACATCCTTATGAATGGATTTCGAACGATTTTAAAGCCGAAAAGAATATTCATGTCATTGCTACTTCAAAATCCATTGGGCAAGCTAAAATAGCAGGCAGTATCATAGAAAAAGAAGCAGAGAAAGGAAATCTACAGAATGTGGCGTTGGTGCTCGGAGAAGAAAGTTTATTGTTGCCAATGTTGTATTCGCTGCCGTCGAATGTTGATGCGTTGAATATTACTATGGGTTTTTCAAGCAAAAACAATCCGGCGCAATTGCTGATAGCCAAATTGTTCAAATTGCACACCAACGCTTTGACCAGAAATCCGTCAAGTTATGTGATGTACTACAAAGATGTGCTTGATGTATTAACGCATCCGCTTATTGAACCTTATGTTTTGGCCAATGATTTGGTTTCAATAATTAATAAAAACAACTATTCGTTTATTACCCATAAAAAACTCGAAGAGCTTTATGCCAAAGACAATGCGTTGTTTTCTTTATTGTTTCAAAAATGGGAAGCTGATTCTGTCACTGTTTTAGGAAATATTGCTCAAATTCTGCTGAAAATTAAAGCCAATCTGAGTTATGAAAATGAAGAAGAAAAGATAACGAATGCTTTTGTGTATTCGATTTTTAAAGTCATCAACAAAATGATTTCGTATTTCTCGGAACATCAATCCATAAACGCCCTTAAGACATTACAAGCTATTTACAAGCAAGTCATTGAAGTGGCTGAGGTTTCTTTTGAAGGTGAGCCTTTGAGTGGTTTACAGCTTATGGGAGTTTTAGAAAGTCGCGTTTTGGATTTTGAAACCGTAATCATTACCTCAGTAAACGAAGGCAAATTTCCGGCTGGTAAAAGCACTAATTCTTTTATTCCGTATGATGTGAAATTGCAATATGGTTTGCCAACCTATAAAGAAAAAGATGCGATTTACACCTATCATTTCTATCATTTGTTGCAACGTGCCAAAAACGTTTATTTGATTTATAATTCCGATAGCCAGGGTTTTGATGCCGGCGAAAAGAGTCGTTTCATCACGCAATTGGAAATCGAAAAGCAGCCCAATCACAACCTGACATTTCAATATTACAATCCGGATGTGCCTAATATTGCGCACCAACCGATTGTTGTTCCAAAAACAGAAAGCGTTATGACACGCTTGCGCGAAATTGCAGAAAAAGGATTTTCACCTTCATCTTTGACAACCTATATCCGCAATCCGATACAGTTTTATTTCCAAAGGATTTTACGCATTTCAGAAACGGATGAAGTCGAAGAGAATATTGCGGTTAATACGTTAGGAACCATTATTCACGGAACTTTAGAAGAATTGTATAAACCAACTATCGGACGACTTTTAACTAGTGAAGATATCAAAAGTTGCATTTCTAAAATTGACGACGAAGTTTTAAATCAATTTAAAAAAGTATACAAAGAAGGTGAAATCAAAAAAGGCAGAAACCTGTTGGCTTTTGAAGTTGCCAAGCGAAATGTGCTGAACTTTCTAAAAACAGAATTAGAAGCTATTGAAAAGGGTGATGAAATTCAGATAGTATCTTTAGAAACTACGTATGAAAGAGTTTTAACCGATGCCTGCTTGCCTTTTCCGGTGCTGATAAAAGGAAATGTGGACCGAATCGAACTTCGCAACGGAAAGATTAGAATCATCGATTACAAAACGGGAAAAGTTGATAAAAACAATGTTGTTTTAAAAGATTGGAATGGTTTAACTGAAGACATCAAAAACGATAAAATAATTCAGGTTTTGGCGTATGCTTTTATGTATGAAGAACAGGTAAAAGGCCAGGAAATGGAAGCCGGAATTGTATCGTTTAAAAATTTAAAAACAGGATTTTTACCATTTCAGTTTAAGCAGGACACCCGAGGCATAGCCGAACGGAGCGAAGCTAAAGATGTTGTAGAAATAATTTCAAGCGAAATCATGGAAAACTATCTGGAACAAATTGTAATTCTACTGCAGGAAATACTGAATATGGAAATTCCTTTTGAGGAGAAAACGAATTAG